In a single window of the Elaeis guineensis isolate ETL-2024a chromosome 4, EG11, whole genome shotgun sequence genome:
- the LOC140857597 gene encoding aspartyl protease family protein 1-like isoform X6, which translates to MSLTSQRVLCNSSLCELQRECTGTTGHCPYKMAYVSTDTSSSGILVEDVLYLTTDDTHHEVVEARIVFGCGQVQTGSFLDVAAPNGLFGLGMEKISVPSILSSRGLTSDSFSMCFGHDGIGRISFGDNGSSDQEETSFNLNQLRNKNCGLTLG; encoded by the exons ATGTCATTGACAAGCCAGAGGGTTCTTTGCAATAGCAGTTTGTgtgaacttcaaagagaatgcaCTGGCACAACAGGCCATTGTCCTTACAAGATGGCTTATGTTTCTACTGACACATCATCATCAGGAATTTTAGTTGAGGATGTTTTATACTTGACAACAGATGATACTCATCATGAAGTTGTTGAGGCACGGATAGTGTTTGG TTGTGGACAGGTTCAGACTGGGTCATTTCTGGATGTTGCAGCTCCAAATGGTCTTTTTGGACTGGGTATGGAGAAGATATCAGTTCCCAGTATTTTATCAAGCAGAGGCCTCACATCTGATTCCTTCTCCATGTGCTTTGGACATGATGGTATTGGCAGGATCagttttggagacaatggtagcTCAGACCAAGAAGAAACTTCATTCAACCTGAACCAATTACG GAATAAAAATTGTGGATTAACATTAGGTTGA
- the LOC140857597 gene encoding aspartyl protease family protein 1-like isoform X4: protein MSLTSQRVLCNSSLCELQRECTGTTGHCPYKMAYVSTDTSSSGILVEDVLYLTTDDTHHEVVEARIVFGCGQVQTGSFLDVAAPNGLFGLGMEKISVPSILSSRGLTSDSFSMCFGHDGIGRISFGDNGSSDQEETSFNLNQLRPTYNISITGE, encoded by the exons ATGTCATTGACAAGCCAGAGGGTTCTTTGCAATAGCAGTTTGTgtgaacttcaaagagaatgcaCTGGCACAACAGGCCATTGTCCTTACAAGATGGCTTATGTTTCTACTGACACATCATCATCAGGAATTTTAGTTGAGGATGTTTTATACTTGACAACAGATGATACTCATCATGAAGTTGTTGAGGCACGGATAGTGTTTGG TTGTGGACAGGTTCAGACTGGGTCATTTCTGGATGTTGCAGCTCCAAATGGTCTTTTTGGACTGGGTATGGAGAAGATATCAGTTCCCAGTATTTTATCAAGCAGAGGCCTCACATCTGATTCCTTCTCCATGTGCTTTGGACATGATGGTATTGGCAGGATCagttttggagacaatggtagcTCAGACCAAGAAGAAACTTCATTCAACCTGAACCAATTACG CCCCACATACAATATCAGCATAACAGGC GAATAA
- the LOC140857597 gene encoding aspartyl protease family protein 1-like isoform X2 translates to MSLTSQRVLCNSSLCELQRECTGTTGHCPYKMAYVSTDTSSSGILVEDVLYLTTDDTHHEVVEARIVFGCGQVQTGSFLDVAAPNGLFGLGMEKISVPSILSSRGLTSDSFSMCFGHDGIGRISFGDNGSSDQEETSFNLNQLRPTYNISITGVSVGNSSIDGGF, encoded by the exons ATGTCATTGACAAGCCAGAGGGTTCTTTGCAATAGCAGTTTGTgtgaacttcaaagagaatgcaCTGGCACAACAGGCCATTGTCCTTACAAGATGGCTTATGTTTCTACTGACACATCATCATCAGGAATTTTAGTTGAGGATGTTTTATACTTGACAACAGATGATACTCATCATGAAGTTGTTGAGGCACGGATAGTGTTTGG TTGTGGACAGGTTCAGACTGGGTCATTTCTGGATGTTGCAGCTCCAAATGGTCTTTTTGGACTGGGTATGGAGAAGATATCAGTTCCCAGTATTTTATCAAGCAGAGGCCTCACATCTGATTCCTTCTCCATGTGCTTTGGACATGATGGTATTGGCAGGATCagttttggagacaatggtagcTCAGACCAAGAAGAAACTTCATTCAACCTGAACCAATTACG CCCCACATACAATATCAGCATAACAGGCGTAAGTGTTGGAAATAGTTCCATAGATGGCGGGTTTTAG
- the LOC140857597 gene encoding aspartyl protease family protein 1-like isoform X5, with product MSLTSQRVLCNSSLCELQRECTGTTGHCPYKMAYVSTDTSSSGILVEDVLYLTTDDTHHEVVEARIVFGCGQVQTGSFLDVAAPNGLFGLGMEKISVPSILSSRGLTSDSFSMCFGHDGIGRISFGDNGSSDQEETSFNLNQLRYENNQQQWR from the exons ATGTCATTGACAAGCCAGAGGGTTCTTTGCAATAGCAGTTTGTgtgaacttcaaagagaatgcaCTGGCACAACAGGCCATTGTCCTTACAAGATGGCTTATGTTTCTACTGACACATCATCATCAGGAATTTTAGTTGAGGATGTTTTATACTTGACAACAGATGATACTCATCATGAAGTTGTTGAGGCACGGATAGTGTTTGG TTGTGGACAGGTTCAGACTGGGTCATTTCTGGATGTTGCAGCTCCAAATGGTCTTTTTGGACTGGGTATGGAGAAGATATCAGTTCCCAGTATTTTATCAAGCAGAGGCCTCACATCTGATTCCTTCTCCATGTGCTTTGGACATGATGGTATTGGCAGGATCagttttggagacaatggtagcTCAGACCAAGAAGAAACTTCATTCAACCTGAACCAATTACG
- the LOC140857597 gene encoding aspartyl protease family protein 1-like isoform X7 has protein sequence MSLTSQRVLCNSSLCELQRECTGTTGHCPYKMAYVSTDTSSSGILVEDVLYLTTDDTHHEVVEARIVFGCGQVQTGSFLDVAAPNGLFGLGMEKISVPSILSSRGLTSDSFSMCFGHDGIGRISFGDNGSSDQEETSFNLNQLRLDGFQLRE, from the exons ATGTCATTGACAAGCCAGAGGGTTCTTTGCAATAGCAGTTTGTgtgaacttcaaagagaatgcaCTGGCACAACAGGCCATTGTCCTTACAAGATGGCTTATGTTTCTACTGACACATCATCATCAGGAATTTTAGTTGAGGATGTTTTATACTTGACAACAGATGATACTCATCATGAAGTTGTTGAGGCACGGATAGTGTTTGG TTGTGGACAGGTTCAGACTGGGTCATTTCTGGATGTTGCAGCTCCAAATGGTCTTTTTGGACTGGGTATGGAGAAGATATCAGTTCCCAGTATTTTATCAAGCAGAGGCCTCACATCTGATTCCTTCTCCATGTGCTTTGGACATGATGGTATTGGCAGGATCagttttggagacaatggtagcTCAGACCAAGAAGAAACTTCATTCAACCTGAACCAATTACG
- the LOC140857597 gene encoding aspartyl protease family protein 1-like isoform X3, with amino-acid sequence MSLTSQRVLCNSSLCELQRECTGTTGHCPYKMAYVSTDTSSSGILVEDVLYLTTDDTHHEVVEARIVFGCGQVQTGSFLDVAAPNGLFGLGMEKISVPSILSSRGLTSDSFSMCFGHDGIGRISFGDNGSSDQEETSFNLNQLRYLKNLATGIHA; translated from the exons ATGTCATTGACAAGCCAGAGGGTTCTTTGCAATAGCAGTTTGTgtgaacttcaaagagaatgcaCTGGCACAACAGGCCATTGTCCTTACAAGATGGCTTATGTTTCTACTGACACATCATCATCAGGAATTTTAGTTGAGGATGTTTTATACTTGACAACAGATGATACTCATCATGAAGTTGTTGAGGCACGGATAGTGTTTGG TTGTGGACAGGTTCAGACTGGGTCATTTCTGGATGTTGCAGCTCCAAATGGTCTTTTTGGACTGGGTATGGAGAAGATATCAGTTCCCAGTATTTTATCAAGCAGAGGCCTCACATCTGATTCCTTCTCCATGTGCTTTGGACATGATGGTATTGGCAGGATCagttttggagacaatggtagcTCAGACCAAGAAGAAACTTCATTCAACCTGAACCAATTACG
- the LOC140857597 gene encoding aspartyl protease family protein 1-like isoform X8 has translation MSLTSQRVLCNSSLCELQRECTGTTGHCPYKMAYVSTDTSSSGILVEDVLYLTTDDTHHEVVEARIVFGCGQVQTGSFLDVAAPNGLFGLGSVLETMVAQTKKKLHST, from the exons ATGTCATTGACAAGCCAGAGGGTTCTTTGCAATAGCAGTTTGTgtgaacttcaaagagaatgcaCTGGCACAACAGGCCATTGTCCTTACAAGATGGCTTATGTTTCTACTGACACATCATCATCAGGAATTTTAGTTGAGGATGTTTTATACTTGACAACAGATGATACTCATCATGAAGTTGTTGAGGCACGGATAGTGTTTGG TTGTGGACAGGTTCAGACTGGGTCATTTCTGGATGTTGCAGCTCCAAATGGTCTTTTTGGACTGG GATCagttttggagacaatggtagcTCAGACCAAGAAGAAACTTCATTCAACCTGA
- the LOC105042548 gene encoding aspartyl protease family protein 1 isoform X2, whose amino-acid sequence MCIRARGKIGYLIGDTSASDSADPTYSIWDAENSMDFEFSIYSPNMSLTSQRVLCNSSLCELQRECTGTTGHCPYKMAYVSADTSSSGILVEDVLYLTTDDTHHEVVEARIVFGCGQVQTGSFLDVAAPNGLFGLGMEKISVPSILSSRGLTSDSFSMCFGHDGIGRISFGDNGSSDQEETPFNLNQLRPTYNISITGVSVGNSSIDAGFSSLFDSGTSFTYLADPAYTYLSESFNAQVQDKRQAPDSRIPFEYCYHKSSNHTKIQIPDLSLITKGGSDFPVSEPVIVISVQHEYVYCLGIVKSSRLNIIGQNFMTGLRIVFDSERNILGWKKFNFFSSTGYESEDSNPLPVNPKNSSALSPTAPKNYTPEGMKGNGNGTQVTVLTPPLSHSSHLNFMSRILILLLLSLIIL is encoded by the exons ATGTGCATCCGAGCAAGAGGCAAAATCGGCTACTTGATAGGAGATACATCGGCTTCGGACAGTGCAGATCCGACCTACTCAATCTGGGATGCTGAAAACTCAATG GATTTCGAGTTCAGTATCTATAGTCCTAATATGTCATTGACAAGCCAGAGGGTTCTTTGCAATAGCAGTTTGTgtgaacttcaaagagaatgcaCTGGCACAACAGGCCATTGTCCTTACAAGATGGCTTATGTTTCTGCTGACACATCATCATCAGGAATTTTAGTTGAGGATGTTTTATACTTGACAACAGATGATACTCATCATGAAGTTGTTGAGGCACGGATAGTGTTTGG TTGTGGACAGGTTCAGACAGGTTCATTTCTGGATGTTGCAGCTCCAAATGGTCTTTTTGGACTGGGTATGGAGAAGATATCAGTTCCCAGTATTTTATCAAGCAGAGGCCTCACATCTGATTCCTTCTCCATGTGCTTTGGACATGATGGTATTGGCAGGATCagttttggagacaatggtagcTCAGACCAAGAAGAAACTCCATTCAACCTGAACCAATTACG CCCCACATACAATATCAGCATAACAGGCGTAAGTGTTGGAAATAGTTCCATAGATGCGGGTTTTAGTTCTCTTTTTGACTCTGGTACCTCATTCACGTACTTGGCAGATCCAGCTTACACATATCTATCTGAGAGT TTCAATGCACAGGTGCAAGATAAACGGCAAGCACCTGATTCCAGAATCCCTTTTGAGTATTGTTATCATAAGAG TTCTAATCATACGAAGATTCAGATTCCTGATCTAAGTCtgataacaaaaggtggaagcgatTTTCCTGTTAGTGAACCGGTAATTGTCATCTCTGTTCAG CATGAATATGTATATTGTTTAGGTATTGTGAAGAGCAGCAGACTAAATATAATTGGAC AAAATTTCATGACTGGCCTTCGCATTGTATTTGATAGCGAGAGGAATATCCTTGGTTGGAAGAAGTTTAACT TTTTTTCAAGTACAGGTTATGAATCTGAGGACTCCAACCCCCTCCCTGTAAATCCAAAGAATTCTTCTGCTCTCTCGCCTACTGCACCAAAAAATTACACTCCAGAAGGCATGAAGGGGAATGGGAATGGGACTCAGGTCACGGTGTTGACACCTCCTCTCAGCCATTCTTCCCATTTGAACTTCATGAGTAGAATTCTGATATTGCTTTTGCTTTCCTTAATCATTCTTTGA
- the LOC105042548 gene encoding aspartyl protease family protein 1 isoform X3, which yields MCIRARGKIGYLIGDTSASDSADPTYSIWDAENSMDFEFSIYSPNMSLTSQRVLCNSSLCELQRECTGTTGHCPYKMAYVSADTSSSGILVEDVLYLTTDDTHHEVVEARIVFGCGQVQTGSFLDVAAPNGLFGLGMEKISVPSILSSRGLTSDSFSMCFGHDGIGRISFGDNGSSDQEETPFNLNQLRPTYNISITGVSVGNSSIDAGFSSLFDSGTSFTYLADPAYTYLSESFNAQVQDKRQAPDSRIPFEYCYHKSSNHTKIQIPDLSLITKGGSDFPVSEPVIVISVQQHEYVYCLGIVKSSRLNIIGQNFMTGLRIVFDSERNILGWKKFNCYESEDSNPLPVNPKNSSALSPTAPKNYTPEGMKGNGNGTQVTVLTPPLSHSSHLNFMSRILILLLLSLIIL from the exons ATGTGCATCCGAGCAAGAGGCAAAATCGGCTACTTGATAGGAGATACATCGGCTTCGGACAGTGCAGATCCGACCTACTCAATCTGGGATGCTGAAAACTCAATG GATTTCGAGTTCAGTATCTATAGTCCTAATATGTCATTGACAAGCCAGAGGGTTCTTTGCAATAGCAGTTTGTgtgaacttcaaagagaatgcaCTGGCACAACAGGCCATTGTCCTTACAAGATGGCTTATGTTTCTGCTGACACATCATCATCAGGAATTTTAGTTGAGGATGTTTTATACTTGACAACAGATGATACTCATCATGAAGTTGTTGAGGCACGGATAGTGTTTGG TTGTGGACAGGTTCAGACAGGTTCATTTCTGGATGTTGCAGCTCCAAATGGTCTTTTTGGACTGGGTATGGAGAAGATATCAGTTCCCAGTATTTTATCAAGCAGAGGCCTCACATCTGATTCCTTCTCCATGTGCTTTGGACATGATGGTATTGGCAGGATCagttttggagacaatggtagcTCAGACCAAGAAGAAACTCCATTCAACCTGAACCAATTACG CCCCACATACAATATCAGCATAACAGGCGTAAGTGTTGGAAATAGTTCCATAGATGCGGGTTTTAGTTCTCTTTTTGACTCTGGTACCTCATTCACGTACTTGGCAGATCCAGCTTACACATATCTATCTGAGAGT TTCAATGCACAGGTGCAAGATAAACGGCAAGCACCTGATTCCAGAATCCCTTTTGAGTATTGTTATCATAAGAG TTCTAATCATACGAAGATTCAGATTCCTGATCTAAGTCtgataacaaaaggtggaagcgatTTTCCTGTTAGTGAACCGGTAATTGTCATCTCTGTTCAG CAGCATGAATATGTATATTGTTTAGGTATTGTGAAGAGCAGCAGACTAAATATAATTGGAC AAAATTTCATGACTGGCCTTCGCATTGTATTTGATAGCGAGAGGAATATCCTTGGTTGGAAGAAGTTTAACT GTTATGAATCTGAGGACTCCAACCCCCTCCCTGTAAATCCAAAGAATTCTTCTGCTCTCTCGCCTACTGCACCAAAAAATTACACTCCAGAAGGCATGAAGGGGAATGGGAATGGGACTCAGGTCACGGTGTTGACACCTCCTCTCAGCCATTCTTCCCATTTGAACTTCATGAGTAGAATTCTGATATTGCTTTTGCTTTCCTTAATCATTCTTTGA
- the LOC105042548 gene encoding aspartyl protease family protein 1 isoform X1 — MCIRARGKIGYLIGDTSASDSADPTYSIWDAENSMDFEFSIYSPNMSLTSQRVLCNSSLCELQRECTGTTGHCPYKMAYVSADTSSSGILVEDVLYLTTDDTHHEVVEARIVFGCGQVQTGSFLDVAAPNGLFGLGMEKISVPSILSSRGLTSDSFSMCFGHDGIGRISFGDNGSSDQEETPFNLNQLRPTYNISITGVSVGNSSIDAGFSSLFDSGTSFTYLADPAYTYLSESFNAQVQDKRQAPDSRIPFEYCYHKSSNHTKIQIPDLSLITKGGSDFPVSEPVIVISVQQHEYVYCLGIVKSSRLNIIGQNFMTGLRIVFDSERNILGWKKFNFFSSTGYESEDSNPLPVNPKNSSALSPTAPKNYTPEGMKGNGNGTQVTVLTPPLSHSSHLNFMSRILILLLLSLIIL, encoded by the exons ATGTGCATCCGAGCAAGAGGCAAAATCGGCTACTTGATAGGAGATACATCGGCTTCGGACAGTGCAGATCCGACCTACTCAATCTGGGATGCTGAAAACTCAATG GATTTCGAGTTCAGTATCTATAGTCCTAATATGTCATTGACAAGCCAGAGGGTTCTTTGCAATAGCAGTTTGTgtgaacttcaaagagaatgcaCTGGCACAACAGGCCATTGTCCTTACAAGATGGCTTATGTTTCTGCTGACACATCATCATCAGGAATTTTAGTTGAGGATGTTTTATACTTGACAACAGATGATACTCATCATGAAGTTGTTGAGGCACGGATAGTGTTTGG TTGTGGACAGGTTCAGACAGGTTCATTTCTGGATGTTGCAGCTCCAAATGGTCTTTTTGGACTGGGTATGGAGAAGATATCAGTTCCCAGTATTTTATCAAGCAGAGGCCTCACATCTGATTCCTTCTCCATGTGCTTTGGACATGATGGTATTGGCAGGATCagttttggagacaatggtagcTCAGACCAAGAAGAAACTCCATTCAACCTGAACCAATTACG CCCCACATACAATATCAGCATAACAGGCGTAAGTGTTGGAAATAGTTCCATAGATGCGGGTTTTAGTTCTCTTTTTGACTCTGGTACCTCATTCACGTACTTGGCAGATCCAGCTTACACATATCTATCTGAGAGT TTCAATGCACAGGTGCAAGATAAACGGCAAGCACCTGATTCCAGAATCCCTTTTGAGTATTGTTATCATAAGAG TTCTAATCATACGAAGATTCAGATTCCTGATCTAAGTCtgataacaaaaggtggaagcgatTTTCCTGTTAGTGAACCGGTAATTGTCATCTCTGTTCAG CAGCATGAATATGTATATTGTTTAGGTATTGTGAAGAGCAGCAGACTAAATATAATTGGAC AAAATTTCATGACTGGCCTTCGCATTGTATTTGATAGCGAGAGGAATATCCTTGGTTGGAAGAAGTTTAACT TTTTTTCAAGTACAGGTTATGAATCTGAGGACTCCAACCCCCTCCCTGTAAATCCAAAGAATTCTTCTGCTCTCTCGCCTACTGCACCAAAAAATTACACTCCAGAAGGCATGAAGGGGAATGGGAATGGGACTCAGGTCACGGTGTTGACACCTCCTCTCAGCCATTCTTCCCATTTGAACTTCATGAGTAGAATTCTGATATTGCTTTTGCTTTCCTTAATCATTCTTTGA
- the LOC105042548 gene encoding aspartyl protease family protein 1 isoform X4: MCIRARGKIGYLIGDTSASDSADPTYSIWDAENSMDFEFSIYSPNMSLTSQRVLCNSSLCELQRECTGTTGHCPYKMAYVSADTSSSGILVEDVLYLTTDDTHHEVVEARIVFGCGQVQTGSFLDVAAPNGLFGLGMEKISVPSILSSRGLTSDSFSMCFGHDGIGRISFGDNGSSDQEETPFNLNQLRPTYNISITGVSVGNSSIDAGFSSLFDSGTSFTYLADPAYTYLSESFNAQVQDKRQAPDSRIPFEYCYHKSSNHTKIQIPDLSLITKGGSDFPVSEPVIVISVQHEYVYCLGIVKSSRLNIIGQNFMTGLRIVFDSERNILGWKKFNCYESEDSNPLPVNPKNSSALSPTAPKNYTPEGMKGNGNGTQVTVLTPPLSHSSHLNFMSRILILLLLSLIIL, translated from the exons ATGTGCATCCGAGCAAGAGGCAAAATCGGCTACTTGATAGGAGATACATCGGCTTCGGACAGTGCAGATCCGACCTACTCAATCTGGGATGCTGAAAACTCAATG GATTTCGAGTTCAGTATCTATAGTCCTAATATGTCATTGACAAGCCAGAGGGTTCTTTGCAATAGCAGTTTGTgtgaacttcaaagagaatgcaCTGGCACAACAGGCCATTGTCCTTACAAGATGGCTTATGTTTCTGCTGACACATCATCATCAGGAATTTTAGTTGAGGATGTTTTATACTTGACAACAGATGATACTCATCATGAAGTTGTTGAGGCACGGATAGTGTTTGG TTGTGGACAGGTTCAGACAGGTTCATTTCTGGATGTTGCAGCTCCAAATGGTCTTTTTGGACTGGGTATGGAGAAGATATCAGTTCCCAGTATTTTATCAAGCAGAGGCCTCACATCTGATTCCTTCTCCATGTGCTTTGGACATGATGGTATTGGCAGGATCagttttggagacaatggtagcTCAGACCAAGAAGAAACTCCATTCAACCTGAACCAATTACG CCCCACATACAATATCAGCATAACAGGCGTAAGTGTTGGAAATAGTTCCATAGATGCGGGTTTTAGTTCTCTTTTTGACTCTGGTACCTCATTCACGTACTTGGCAGATCCAGCTTACACATATCTATCTGAGAGT TTCAATGCACAGGTGCAAGATAAACGGCAAGCACCTGATTCCAGAATCCCTTTTGAGTATTGTTATCATAAGAG TTCTAATCATACGAAGATTCAGATTCCTGATCTAAGTCtgataacaaaaggtggaagcgatTTTCCTGTTAGTGAACCGGTAATTGTCATCTCTGTTCAG CATGAATATGTATATTGTTTAGGTATTGTGAAGAGCAGCAGACTAAATATAATTGGAC AAAATTTCATGACTGGCCTTCGCATTGTATTTGATAGCGAGAGGAATATCCTTGGTTGGAAGAAGTTTAACT GTTATGAATCTGAGGACTCCAACCCCCTCCCTGTAAATCCAAAGAATTCTTCTGCTCTCTCGCCTACTGCACCAAAAAATTACACTCCAGAAGGCATGAAGGGGAATGGGAATGGGACTCAGGTCACGGTGTTGACACCTCCTCTCAGCCATTCTTCCCATTTGAACTTCATGAGTAGAATTCTGATATTGCTTTTGCTTTCCTTAATCATTCTTTGA
- the LOC105042546 gene encoding uncharacterized protein — translation MDSATLISPSSDQRFWSKLHDRVDSILEDRKPKQQIEFASSACGFEPERGKRFREDSLLLIGGLDSVASSLSKLSNTLTAAQQGLTDLARPPLTKVLQRESRRIEDEEPKSKRHCGSTELLDKNEGIGSDHHQGTGSDKSSDKNELEGSEEFPDKGDKLGSSNVVKSEKLNKAKNLAISLTTKAASLARELKTIKSELSFVQERCNLLEEENRRFREGFEKGVRPEEDDLVRLQLEALLAEKSRLANENANLMRENQCLHQLVEYHQLTSHDISASYEEQVIRGMCLDFSSPLGKTESELGDENDCGDGEAPCTPSTDKLGLFSSTDENHKNRHK, via the exons ATGGATTCAGCTACTTTGATCAGCCCATCCTCTGATCAGAGGTTCTGGAGCAAGCTCCACGACCGCGTAGATTCCATTCTCGAGGATCGGAAGCCCAAACAACAGATCGAGTTCGCTTCCTCTGCT TGTGGGTTTGAACCGGAGCGAGGGAAGAGGTTCAGAGAAGACTCACTTCTTCTGATCGGAGGATTGGACTCCGTCGCTTCGTCTCTGTCTAAGCTTTCAAATACTTTGACCGCAGCCCAGCAG GGATTGACTGACTTGGCTAGACCCCCTCTAACAAAAGTTTTACAAAGAGAGAGCCGAAGGATAGAAGACGAGGAGCCAAAATCAAAGAGGCACTGTGGTTCCACCGAGCTTCTGGACAAGAATGAGGGGATTGGCTCTGATCATCATCAGGGAACTGGTTCTGATAAATCTTCTGACAAGAATGAGTTGGAGGGTTCTGAGGAATTTCCTGACAAGGGAGATAAGCTGGGCTCTTCAAATGTTGTGAAAAGTGAGAAGCTGAACAAAGCCAAAAAT CTTGCAATTTCCTTGACAACAAAAGCAGCTTCTCTCGCGAGGGAACTGAAAACAATAAAATCGGAGTTATCTTTTGTGCAAGAACGATGTAATTTGCTAGAAGAGGAAAATAGGAGATTTCGAGAAGGATTTGAGAAAGGTGTTAGACCAGAAGAAGATGACCTG GTGAGACTTCAATTGGAGGCCCTCTTGGCTGAGAAGTCCAGATTGGCAAATGAGAATGCTAACTTAATGAGAGAGAACCAGTGCCTTCATCAGCTTGTAGAGTATCACCAGCTGACATCTCATGACATATCAGCATCATATGAAGAGCAAGTCATACGTGGAATGTGCTTGGACTTTTCATCTCCATTGGGAAAAACAGAGAGTGAGTTAGGTGATGAGAATGATTGTGGTGATGGTGAAGCTCCTTGTACTCCATCAACTGATAAACTGGGATTGTTCTCTTCTACTGATGAGAACCACAAAAATCGACATAAATAG